The following are from one region of the Rhodopirellula sp. P2 genome:
- a CDS encoding PPC domain-containing protein: MSASLAASSVSAAFPKISYIRPLGVVRGEESTITLHGSALGDATEVLTDLPGLEILEVKPVDEKSVTVKLKADEKLAPGLYPVRLVTKSGITDLRLIGVGTMPIVNEVEPNNSFEETQAIEMDRTIEGNIDREDVDCFKVHLEAGQKLTVEIEGIRLVQQLNNRNIFDPAIAILNSDRFEVAVSDDSSLLQQDSLCSFTPEEAGDYTIVVRESSFLGAANVCGYRLHVGSFPRPVTVIPSGGVKGEVLQAKLIDVDGTVTESSVQLPSEPVEKWPVTHQDDRGISPSPNWIRVSDAPIVTETEPNEGQSQASPGQFPALLCGVIDEGDGYDWFSFECKKGDRVRVQLHARKTLRSPLDGVIHVFGPDGKTLKGSDDIGPNPDGSVDFDAAVDGNHFVRVYDHLRSGSPNHNYVIELSRREPSLGLTLKELRRDEAMVVPVPVGGHSAMVLTAQRNQFNEQFDAIVEGLPEGVTAQTFPMPGGRVEIPVVLHATKEAALGGAFFEVGGVGKLGDREIQGDFQQHHKVVLGQNRREMLGYETEKAALAVCEAMPFSVEVVQPKTPILRRGSKDLLVRIKRDEGFEGTVSFRTLYNPPGIGVNNSKRIEKGQSEVIIPITANGSAAIGSWPMVMQVSYGTNRGTATVSTAPIMLDVEEPVFDFAFPKSAAEQGAEAVLAIGMTKRRDIEGDIEVRLVGIPNGVTCDEPQKKVELGSESVQFLLKIAADAKPGTHKTMVVQTLITRDGETMMQTDGTGEIRIDKPLPVKKDPPAEKKPEAKPKPKPAAKPLSRLEQLRQQKESK; the protein is encoded by the coding sequence ATGAGTGCATCGCTGGCGGCCAGTTCCGTTTCGGCGGCCTTTCCCAAGATTTCTTATATCCGACCGCTCGGCGTCGTTCGCGGCGAAGAGTCAACGATCACGCTTCACGGCAGTGCTCTTGGTGATGCGACGGAGGTCCTGACGGATTTGCCGGGGTTGGAAATTTTGGAAGTCAAACCGGTCGATGAAAAGTCGGTGACGGTGAAGTTGAAGGCGGATGAAAAGCTTGCTCCAGGACTTTATCCAGTCCGCTTGGTCACCAAGTCAGGAATCACGGACTTGCGTTTGATCGGCGTGGGAACGATGCCCATCGTCAACGAAGTCGAGCCCAACAATTCGTTTGAAGAAACTCAGGCGATCGAGATGGACCGCACGATCGAAGGCAACATCGATCGTGAGGATGTGGATTGTTTCAAGGTTCACTTGGAAGCGGGGCAAAAGCTGACGGTTGAAATCGAGGGCATTCGATTGGTCCAACAGCTCAACAACCGAAATATCTTCGATCCTGCGATCGCGATTTTGAATTCGGATCGTTTTGAAGTTGCTGTCAGCGATGATTCCTCGCTGCTGCAGCAAGACAGTCTGTGCTCGTTCACGCCCGAAGAAGCTGGCGACTACACGATCGTGGTGCGTGAAAGTTCTTTCTTAGGAGCTGCCAACGTTTGTGGTTATCGACTGCATGTGGGGTCCTTTCCTCGGCCTGTGACGGTGATCCCGTCGGGCGGAGTCAAGGGAGAAGTTCTGCAGGCGAAGTTGATCGATGTGGATGGCACCGTGACGGAATCCAGTGTGCAACTTCCCAGTGAGCCGGTTGAAAAATGGCCAGTGACTCATCAGGACGACCGTGGAATCTCCCCGTCGCCCAACTGGATCCGAGTCAGTGATGCTCCGATCGTGACCGAGACGGAACCCAATGAAGGGCAATCGCAAGCCTCGCCGGGACAGTTCCCCGCGTTGCTGTGTGGTGTGATCGATGAAGGCGACGGCTACGATTGGTTTTCGTTTGAGTGCAAGAAAGGCGATCGCGTGCGAGTTCAACTGCACGCTCGCAAGACGCTCCGCTCACCGCTGGATGGCGTCATTCACGTCTTTGGTCCCGACGGAAAAACGCTCAAAGGCAGCGATGACATCGGTCCCAACCCAGATGGCTCGGTCGACTTCGATGCGGCTGTTGATGGGAACCACTTTGTACGGGTCTACGACCACTTGCGTAGCGGCAGTCCGAATCACAACTACGTCATTGAGCTCAGTCGTCGGGAGCCCTCGTTGGGGCTGACACTGAAGGAGCTGCGACGTGATGAAGCGATGGTTGTGCCAGTGCCGGTCGGCGGACACAGTGCGATGGTGTTGACCGCACAGCGAAATCAATTCAACGAACAGTTTGACGCGATCGTCGAAGGGTTGCCTGAGGGCGTGACCGCTCAAACGTTCCCAATGCCAGGCGGTCGTGTGGAGATCCCCGTCGTGCTGCACGCTACGAAAGAGGCAGCGCTCGGTGGGGCGTTCTTTGAAGTTGGAGGAGTCGGCAAATTGGGGGATCGCGAGATCCAGGGCGATTTTCAACAGCACCACAAAGTCGTGTTGGGCCAAAACCGTCGTGAGATGCTCGGCTACGAAACCGAAAAGGCTGCATTGGCGGTTTGCGAAGCGATGCCATTCAGCGTTGAGGTGGTGCAACCGAAGACTCCTATCCTTCGCCGTGGCAGCAAGGATTTGTTGGTTCGAATCAAACGTGATGAAGGCTTTGAGGGAACGGTTTCGTTCCGAACGCTTTACAACCCGCCTGGGATTGGTGTGAACAACAGCAAGCGGATTGAGAAGGGCCAGAGCGAAGTGATCATTCCAATCACGGCCAACGGGAGTGCGGCCATCGGATCTTGGCCGATGGTGATGCAGGTCAGCTACGGAACCAATCGTGGAACCGCAACGGTGTCGACCGCGCCGATTATGCTGGACGTCGAAGAGCCCGTGTTCGACTTCGCGTTCCCCAAGTCGGCTGCTGAGCAAGGAGCGGAAGCGGTTCTTGCGATTGGAATGACCAAACGCCGGGACATTGAGGGCGACATCGAAGTTCGCCTGGTTGGGATCCCCAACGGGGTCACTTGCGACGAACCACAGAAGAAGGTGGAGCTTGGATCGGAGTCGGTTCAGTTTCTGCTGAAAATTGCCGCGGATGCAAAGCCGGGCACACACAAGACAATGGTCGTTCAAACACTGATCACTCGCGACGGCGAAACGATGATGCAAACGGACGGCACGGGCGAAATCCGGATCGACAAACCTTTGCCAGTCAAAAAGGATCCGCCGGCTGAAAAGAAGCCCGAAGCGAAACCCAAACCGAAGCCTGCCGCCAAGCCGCTCAGTCGCTTGGAGCAACTACGCCAGCAAAAGGAGTCGAAATGA
- a CDS encoding DUF1549 domain-containing protein, whose translation MNRSFHRLTVHSLGLAAIAIAVVSVSSVSAASPEAIKTKPGELPKVDLAVYPPEISLTTAGDFQSFVAVMRREDGVTEDITDKVRWTLGDDKLAKIDGHLLRPLADGETILSGRFSGTSVDIQVKVAQAATQSPVSFIKDVMPTLTRSGCNTGSCHGAARGKDGFNLSLFGFDPNGDYQRITREIGVRRINLAVPSESLLLKKSVGSVPHTGGKLFDVDSDYYETLHRWLKAGAPSDPADALPPAVTSVSIYPPQAVLEGTGATQRFVAVATYADGNTRDLSRLATFSTNDASVAAMDQNGLATAGARGEAFVMARFDTHTVGSQILTLPTDLQYTVPEPQPSSYVDELVDKKLQQLRLVPSGQCTDAEFIRRATIDITGLLPTEEELNLFVNDVAPDKREALIDRLLERKEFSEIWAMKFAQLLMIKSTNQVSKKSAMLYASWLTDQFARNVPVNEMVHDLLTSTGGTFGEPATNFYEIERDTLKTAENVAQVFMGIRTQCAQCHNHPFDRWTMDDYYGFTAFFSQVGRKQAEDYRERIVFNQFSGETKHPVTKQNVAPKFLGGDAPETKGKDRREVLADWLVAGDNPFFSTSIANRVWAHFMGSGLVDPVDDIRVSNPPSNPELFDELGEKLVEYNYDFRKLVRDICTSRAYGRSTKTNESNGHDSRNYAHATIRRVPAESLLDCICQVTESPEKFSGLPLGSRAVQISDGATSNYFLTTFGRSARATVCDCEATTDPSLSQALHLLNGSSVHNKIVGGGLIKRWMNDEKLEPIAVLDRIYRRALSREPSPEERESVKTLLAEEGANPQAVMEDVFWAVLNGREFVFNH comes from the coding sequence ATGAACCGGTCCTTCCATCGATTGACTGTTCACTCATTGGGGCTGGCTGCGATTGCAATCGCGGTGGTCTCGGTCAGTTCGGTCTCCGCCGCTTCTCCCGAAGCGATCAAGACAAAGCCAGGTGAATTGCCCAAGGTTGATCTGGCGGTCTATCCGCCTGAAATCTCGTTGACCACGGCTGGTGATTTTCAGTCCTTCGTCGCGGTCATGCGTCGCGAAGATGGAGTGACGGAAGACATCACCGACAAAGTGCGTTGGACGTTGGGGGATGACAAACTCGCGAAGATCGACGGGCATCTGCTGCGTCCGCTTGCCGATGGCGAAACCATCTTGAGTGGACGTTTCAGCGGCACCAGCGTTGACATCCAGGTCAAGGTTGCTCAAGCGGCCACCCAGTCGCCCGTGAGTTTCATCAAAGACGTGATGCCAACTTTGACACGTTCCGGTTGCAACACCGGTTCGTGCCACGGGGCTGCCCGTGGGAAAGACGGTTTCAACCTCAGTCTGTTTGGGTTTGATCCCAACGGTGACTACCAACGAATCACACGCGAGATTGGCGTCCGTCGAATCAACTTGGCAGTGCCTTCGGAAAGTCTGCTGTTGAAGAAGTCAGTCGGCTCGGTCCCGCACACAGGCGGGAAGTTGTTCGACGTTGACTCGGACTATTACGAGACGCTTCACCGTTGGTTGAAAGCGGGCGCACCCAGTGATCCCGCCGATGCGTTGCCACCCGCTGTCACCTCCGTTTCGATTTATCCTCCACAAGCGGTTCTGGAAGGAACGGGAGCGACTCAGCGTTTCGTCGCAGTTGCCACTTACGCCGACGGCAACACTCGTGATCTGAGTCGGTTGGCAACTTTTTCAACCAACGATGCCTCGGTGGCTGCGATGGACCAGAACGGTTTGGCGACCGCTGGTGCCAGGGGCGAAGCCTTTGTGATGGCTCGTTTCGACACGCACACTGTCGGGTCGCAGATCCTGACTCTGCCAACTGATTTGCAATACACGGTGCCGGAACCTCAGCCAAGCAGCTACGTGGATGAGTTAGTCGACAAAAAGCTGCAGCAATTGCGGTTGGTGCCGAGTGGTCAATGCACGGACGCGGAATTCATTCGACGTGCAACGATCGATATCACCGGCTTGTTGCCGACCGAAGAAGAACTGAACTTGTTTGTCAACGATGTGGCTCCGGACAAACGGGAGGCGTTGATTGATCGCCTGTTGGAACGAAAAGAGTTCAGCGAAATTTGGGCGATGAAATTTGCTCAGTTGCTGATGATCAAGAGCACCAACCAGGTCAGCAAGAAATCAGCAATGCTGTATGCGAGTTGGTTGACCGATCAATTTGCTCGCAATGTGCCAGTCAATGAGATGGTTCACGATCTGCTCACCAGCACCGGTGGAACGTTTGGGGAACCTGCGACGAACTTTTACGAGATCGAACGCGACACACTGAAGACTGCCGAAAATGTGGCTCAGGTCTTCATGGGGATTCGCACTCAGTGTGCCCAGTGTCACAACCATCCGTTCGATCGTTGGACCATGGACGATTACTACGGGTTCACCGCTTTCTTTAGCCAAGTGGGGCGAAAGCAGGCCGAGGATTACCGTGAACGGATCGTTTTCAACCAGTTCAGCGGCGAAACCAAGCATCCGGTGACAAAGCAAAACGTGGCTCCGAAATTCCTGGGCGGCGACGCGCCGGAAACGAAGGGGAAAGACCGTCGCGAAGTCTTGGCCGATTGGTTGGTCGCTGGCGACAACCCGTTCTTCTCGACCAGCATTGCCAACCGAGTGTGGGCCCACTTCATGGGATCAGGCTTGGTGGATCCGGTCGATGACATTCGCGTTAGCAACCCGCCCAGCAACCCTGAGTTGTTCGACGAGTTGGGTGAGAAATTGGTCGAGTACAACTACGATTTTCGCAAACTGGTGCGGGACATTTGCACCAGCCGCGCTTATGGACGCAGTACAAAAACGAACGAGTCCAACGGTCACGATTCGCGAAACTACGCCCACGCAACGATTCGCCGTGTGCCCGCGGAAAGCCTGTTGGATTGCATCTGTCAGGTGACCGAAAGCCCTGAGAAGTTCAGCGGTTTGCCACTGGGAAGTCGCGCGGTGCAAATCTCCGATGGTGCCACGTCGAACTACTTCTTGACGACCTTTGGCCGTTCGGCTCGAGCAACCGTGTGTGATTGCGAAGCCACGACCGATCCATCGTTGTCGCAGGCATTGCACCTGCTCAACGGCAGTTCCGTGCACAACAAAATTGTGGGGGGGGGATTGATCAAACGTTGGATGAACGATGAGAAGCTGGAGCCCATTGCGGTCCTCGATCGCATTTATCGCCGAGCTCTCAGTCGTGAACCATCGCCCGAGGAACGCGAATCGGTCAAGACGCTGCTCGCTGAAGAAGGGGCGAACCCTCAGGCGGTCATGGAAGACGTTTTTTGGGCGGTCCTGAACGGCCGCGAGTTCGTTTTCAACCACTGA
- a CDS encoding c-type cytochrome domain-containing protein, protein MKRTRSTRFRNVALSLASVLWVGSSAGVFAADAKSTDEPAKVTFEDHVKPILRQHCLNCHSQSDKRGGLAMDSYGAMMEGGGSGEIVYDDGDAETSRLWQLVNHDDTPVMPPSQPKLPAEQLQVIRSWIEGGILENSGSKAKAKKKNALAFVASTSGRPEGPPPMPETLPQRVPVVTQRAAATTAIGASPWAPLVALAGQKQISLYHTETAELLGVLPFEEGIPQSIRFSRDGQYLIAGGGEHSVQGIAAVYSIKTGERVAQVGDELDTVFDADVNDTMTRIALGGPQRMLRIYDATDGTQLFDIKKHTDWIYSVAYSPDGVLIASGDRSGGLVVWEADTGRQYLDLAGHKGAIRAIAWRDDSNVLASASEDGTVKLWDMNSGKAIRSINAGSGGVTAVQFDHKGQLVTASKDRKVRLWDASGKQITETPATSEAVLEVAITHDSSKMIYGDWTGVVRMSAVADPKQIQELAANPPPAKDRIGAVEQTLASIQVKLTPLQAKRDAMATALQTAQKALVEMDAKIKQQNEAIAKSQAAIAQKKAQREQAISGLPALVSKSRDAHDSVIASRVGLGDAPDDAALVQAADLEASLAAQLTEIAQQRRLVVQTKKDEAALAETLRSQQGELAGMQVKRAETEKTVQAARVSAEQAEQSYAAVAGELSEVEKKRQLLAEAIQ, encoded by the coding sequence ATGAAGCGAACGCGTTCAACACGGTTCAGAAACGTGGCCTTGTCGCTGGCAAGTGTTCTGTGGGTTGGTTCGTCTGCTGGCGTGTTCGCTGCAGATGCCAAGTCAACTGATGAACCAGCGAAGGTGACTTTCGAAGACCATGTCAAACCGATCCTTCGTCAGCACTGTTTGAACTGTCACAGCCAAAGCGATAAACGCGGTGGTTTGGCGATGGATTCTTATGGTGCGATGATGGAAGGCGGCGGCAGCGGCGAGATTGTCTATGACGATGGTGATGCCGAAACCAGCCGGCTTTGGCAATTGGTCAATCACGATGACACCCCGGTGATGCCTCCTAGCCAACCGAAGCTTCCGGCAGAGCAGTTGCAGGTGATCCGGTCATGGATCGAAGGCGGCATTTTGGAGAATTCGGGCTCCAAGGCGAAAGCAAAGAAGAAGAACGCGTTGGCGTTTGTGGCCTCCACGAGCGGACGTCCGGAAGGTCCTCCGCCCATGCCAGAGACTTTGCCGCAGCGGGTTCCCGTGGTCACGCAGCGGGCCGCAGCGACCACTGCGATTGGCGCCAGCCCTTGGGCACCCTTGGTTGCGCTCGCCGGTCAAAAGCAGATTTCGCTGTATCACACGGAGACGGCTGAGTTGTTGGGGGTGCTTCCTTTCGAGGAAGGCATTCCACAATCGATTCGGTTCAGTCGCGATGGTCAATATTTGATCGCGGGTGGTGGAGAGCACAGCGTTCAAGGAATCGCAGCTGTCTACAGCATCAAAACCGGCGAACGTGTTGCTCAAGTGGGCGATGAATTGGACACCGTGTTTGATGCCGATGTAAACGACACCATGACCCGAATCGCATTGGGTGGTCCGCAGCGAATGTTGCGGATCTACGACGCGACCGATGGCACCCAGTTGTTTGACATCAAGAAACACACCGATTGGATTTACTCGGTTGCCTACAGTCCTGACGGCGTCTTGATCGCATCGGGTGACCGCAGCGGCGGGCTGGTTGTCTGGGAAGCCGACACGGGCAGGCAGTATCTCGATCTGGCAGGGCACAAAGGTGCCATTCGCGCGATCGCTTGGCGGGATGATTCCAACGTCTTGGCCAGTGCCAGCGAAGACGGCACGGTCAAGTTGTGGGACATGAATTCAGGAAAAGCCATTCGCTCCATCAATGCGGGAAGCGGCGGGGTGACGGCCGTTCAGTTCGACCACAAGGGGCAACTCGTCACTGCCAGCAAAGATCGCAAGGTGCGTCTGTGGGATGCCAGTGGCAAACAAATCACGGAAACGCCCGCCACCTCGGAAGCCGTTTTAGAAGTTGCGATCACGCATGACAGCTCGAAGATGATCTACGGTGATTGGACGGGAGTGGTCCGGATGTCGGCGGTCGCGGACCCGAAGCAGATTCAAGAGTTGGCGGCCAATCCACCCCCGGCAAAAGATCGCATCGGCGCCGTCGAGCAGACTTTGGCTTCGATCCAAGTCAAGTTGACACCGTTGCAAGCGAAGCGGGATGCGATGGCGACAGCTTTGCAAACTGCTCAAAAAGCGTTGGTTGAGATGGACGCCAAGATCAAGCAACAGAATGAAGCGATCGCCAAGAGCCAAGCCGCGATCGCCCAGAAGAAGGCCCAGCGAGAGCAGGCGATCTCAGGGTTGCCCGCGTTGGTTTCCAAGTCGCGTGACGCACACGATTCGGTCATCGCATCACGGGTGGGGTTGGGGGACGCACCGGACGACGCCGCGTTGGTCCAAGCGGCTGATTTGGAAGCGTCGCTCGCCGCACAGCTCACCGAGATTGCTCAGCAGCGTCGATTGGTGGTGCAAACCAAGAAGGACGAAGCGGCGCTGGCGGAGACTCTGAGATCTCAGCAAGGCGAACTGGCTGGGATGCAGGTGAAGCGAGCGGAGACGGAGAAGACGGTTCAGGCCGCCCGAGTTTCTGCAGAGCAGGCGGAGCAGTCCTATGCGGCGGTGGCCGGCGAGCTCAGCGAAGTTGAAAAGAAGAGGCAGTTGTTGGCCGAAGCGATTCAGTGA
- a CDS encoding biotin--[acetyl-CoA-carboxylase] ligase codes for MISSIVRLPTVDSTNSWALNWLRGANELLLQEELPKLVVADQQTAGRGRHGKSWFAAEDGLACTLIAKASPNLLSLAVGVALAEAIEMVAGPTSVQLKWPNDAWMNERKVAGILIERHGDPAGDDESWFAIGIGCNLRQHPTLDQVEEGAVLPTSIAEATGRLISKDQLLDTLGPHLVEVIEDAKRQPQDLLQRFEDRNALRGTTVACRIGGKFVQGVCEGLQADGSLLLRTVDGLLACNSGDVQRLRPQDSISSRKSGR; via the coding sequence GTGATTTCGTCGATCGTTCGTTTGCCAACCGTTGATTCGACGAACTCGTGGGCCTTGAATTGGCTGCGAGGGGCGAACGAGTTGCTGCTTCAGGAAGAGCTGCCCAAGCTCGTGGTCGCTGATCAGCAGACCGCCGGGCGTGGTCGCCATGGGAAGTCATGGTTCGCTGCAGAAGATGGGTTGGCGTGCACGCTGATTGCAAAGGCCTCGCCCAATTTGTTGTCTCTCGCGGTTGGCGTCGCATTGGCCGAAGCGATCGAGATGGTGGCTGGCCCAACGTCGGTTCAGTTGAAGTGGCCCAACGACGCCTGGATGAACGAACGCAAGGTCGCTGGGATTTTGATTGAGCGACATGGCGATCCGGCTGGCGATGACGAGTCCTGGTTTGCGATCGGCATCGGCTGCAATTTGCGGCAGCACCCCACGTTGGATCAAGTCGAAGAAGGAGCGGTGTTGCCCACTTCGATTGCGGAGGCGACCGGCCGATTGATCTCCAAGGATCAGTTGTTGGATACCCTTGGGCCTCATCTGGTGGAGGTCATCGAGGACGCGAAGCGTCAGCCGCAGGATCTGTTGCAACGCTTTGAAGACCGCAATGCACTGCGTGGCACAACCGTTGCATGCCGTATTGGCGGCAAATTCGTCCAAGGTGTTTGCGAAGGTTTGCAGGCGGATGGCAGCCTTTTGCTGCGGACAGTTGACGGGTTGTTGGCTTGCAACAGCGGCGATGTCCAGCGATTGCGGCCTCAGGACTCGATTTCGAGCCGCAAATCGGGGCGATAA
- a CDS encoding prepilin-type N-terminal cleavage/methylation domain-containing protein: protein MKRTKKSGFSLLEVIAAVVILAVVAAATVATVAPMRAKSEDKLAEQDIASLNAMAQTYYLEIGSYPRNIAYLVRENYIKSDDTASRARYNKLRQYPYDAATGTFSKPVTN, encoded by the coding sequence ATGAAACGTACAAAGAAATCTGGCTTCTCGTTGTTGGAAGTGATCGCTGCTGTTGTGATTCTCGCCGTTGTTGCGGCTGCTACGGTTGCCACCGTTGCTCCCATGCGTGCGAAGAGCGAAGACAAGTTAGCTGAACAAGACATCGCTTCCCTCAACGCGATGGCACAAACTTACTACCTCGAAATTGGTTCGTACCCTCGTAACATCGCTTACTTGGTTCGCGAAAACTATATTAAATCCGACGACACAGCTTCGCGTGCTCGTTACAACAAGTTGCGTCAGTATCCTTACGACGCCGCAACTGGAACGTTCAGCAAGCCTGTGACGAACTAG
- a CDS encoding pilus assembly FimT family protein — protein MTLVEALLVLMVLSASMLAAPRVGQLFSQRTTVRQDSDVVLRSLRLARETALTRRCSVTVRWKSVRNADGENRTVVDMVAAPGIYSDGADAFGAAASPGASTWMTDPIELHPNVSVRANASSIVFDPTGIANRDLELKVYRDSESIDVFVQAASGNIYQNASP, from the coding sequence GTGACTTTGGTCGAAGCGTTGTTGGTGCTGATGGTCTTGAGTGCTTCGATGCTGGCGGCACCACGTGTTGGCCAGTTGTTCTCGCAGCGTACGACGGTGCGTCAGGACTCCGATGTCGTGTTGCGTTCTCTGCGACTCGCTCGAGAGACCGCTTTGACGCGTCGATGTTCCGTGACGGTTCGATGGAAATCGGTGCGAAATGCAGACGGTGAGAATCGAACCGTGGTCGACATGGTGGCCGCACCAGGAATCTACAGTGACGGGGCGGACGCTTTCGGCGCCGCTGCTTCACCGGGGGCATCCACTTGGATGACGGACCCCATCGAATTGCATCCGAATGTCAGTGTTCGGGCGAATGCATCCAGCATCGTTTTTGACCCGACTGGAATCGCAAATCGTGATTTGGAACTGAAGGTTTATCGGGACTCCGAATCCATCGACGTCTTTGTCCAGGCGGCGTCCGGAAACATTTATCAAAATGCATCACCATGA
- a CDS encoding metallophosphoesterase family protein, giving the protein MEQTNESSGRLIAIGDIHGCNAALQAVLAAINPQPTDILVTLGDVVDRGPDSKGAVDTLLQCGQQTQLVALQGNHEEMMLNVLRGSESHHSWLRYGGVETLDSYGFDGGLDFLPEAHRVFFESLGDYFVYEDYFFTHAAYDPALPLEEQTVEMLRWHSLRQGVPEPHHSGKTAFVGHTANHEGQILDVGHLVCLDTHCYGGGCLTAMDVRTRQTWQANQDGVLLS; this is encoded by the coding sequence ATGGAACAAACAAACGAATCATCAGGACGCCTGATCGCCATCGGAGACATCCACGGCTGCAATGCCGCTTTGCAGGCCGTTTTGGCTGCGATCAATCCTCAACCCACTGACATTTTAGTCACCCTGGGTGACGTCGTTGACCGCGGCCCTGACTCCAAAGGGGCGGTCGACACCCTCCTGCAGTGCGGCCAGCAAACCCAGCTGGTTGCTTTGCAAGGCAATCACGAGGAAATGATGCTGAATGTGCTTCGCGGCAGCGAATCGCATCACAGTTGGTTGCGGTACGGCGGGGTCGAGACGCTCGACAGCTACGGATTCGACGGGGGGCTGGACTTCCTTCCCGAAGCTCACCGCGTCTTCTTTGAGTCACTGGGCGATTACTTTGTCTACGAAGATTATTTCTTCACCCACGCGGCATACGATCCCGCACTGCCGCTCGAGGAACAGACCGTCGAAATGCTTCGCTGGCACTCCTTGCGACAAGGTGTTCCCGAACCACACCACAGCGGAAAAACGGCCTTTGTGGGTCACACTGCCAACCACGAAGGTCAAATCCTCGACGTCGGTCACTTGGTGTGCCTGGACACCCACTGCTACGGCGGTGGGTGCTTGACCGCGATGGATGTCCGAACGCGACAAACCTGGCAAGCCAATCAAGACGGCGTCCTCCTGTCCTGA